The proteins below come from a single Leptospira ellinghausenii genomic window:
- a CDS encoding GGDEF domain-containing protein: MRRYTFKRYGFVLRKLFLRPYHPDFISTNLDDIASSLQIFSVMTAVTSIISLLFVDSLVRTKEASFWIAFFRISSLAICFSVYLLAKRGIKQYQKQILGITSLVLIGLVTLYIPMMVFDNPNHAYYLFGSAIVIAGASILLWLEPIRICILSLIYISIFIPLHLNYSRIQGFDRYFFYQDVLIVSFLLAFGIVANFLINYWRFEEYRVKEKLHITVGKLLRINQKIEDLSRVDSMTELFNRRHLLEQFDLYKKRSHREGFVIGLVILDLDKLKTINDRYGHKQGDIAIQAFAKTLKSRTRITDIAARIGGDEFCLLVSPIDKEGLHTLTESIREKMEELQIPIYNNPSESLTLTVSIGGTLFHPEDDPSFDELYHKIDTALYTSKNEGRNRITLLEM, translated from the coding sequence ATGCGTAGGTACACATTCAAACGATACGGTTTTGTATTGCGTAAATTATTTCTACGCCCCTACCACCCAGACTTTATCTCCACAAATTTAGATGATATCGCTTCATCCTTACAAATCTTCAGTGTGATGACCGCCGTCACATCCATCATATCGTTGTTGTTTGTAGACTCACTTGTGAGAACCAAGGAAGCTAGTTTTTGGATTGCATTTTTTCGAATTTCATCTCTTGCGATTTGTTTTTCCGTTTACCTCTTAGCAAAACGAGGAATCAAACAATACCAAAAACAAATCCTAGGAATCACGAGTCTTGTTCTTATTGGACTCGTAACTCTTTATATCCCGATGATGGTTTTTGATAATCCCAATCATGCTTATTATTTATTCGGTTCTGCTATCGTGATAGCCGGAGCTTCCATTTTACTCTGGTTAGAACCGATTCGAATTTGTATCCTCTCTTTGATTTATATTTCCATTTTTATTCCCTTACATTTGAATTATTCCCGCATCCAAGGATTTGATCGTTATTTTTTCTACCAAGATGTTCTCATTGTATCATTTTTGCTAGCATTTGGGATTGTTGCAAACTTTCTCATCAATTACTGGAGATTTGAAGAGTATCGAGTCAAAGAAAAACTCCATATAACAGTGGGTAAACTCCTTCGTATCAATCAGAAAATTGAAGATTTATCCCGCGTAGATTCCATGACAGAACTTTTTAACCGAAGGCATCTATTAGAACAATTTGATCTGTATAAAAAAAGATCACACCGAGAAGGATTTGTGATTGGTTTAGTAATTTTAGATTTGGACAAACTAAAGACCATTAACGATCGTTATGGGCACAAACAAGGTGACATTGCCATCCAAGCATTTGCCAAAACGTTAAAATCCAGAACTCGGATCACAGACATTGCGGCAAGGATTGGAGGAGATGAGTTTTGTTTGTTAGTTTCACCGATTGATAAAGAGGGACTACATACCTTAACCGAATCCATCAGGGAAAAAATGGAAGAATTACAAATTCCGATCTACAACAACCCGAGCGAGTCCCTTACTTTAACAGTTTCGATTGGTGGAACTCTATTCCACCCAGAAGACGATCCTAGTTTTGACGAACTGTATCATAAAATAGACACTGCGCTTTACACCTCCAAAAATGAAGGCCGAAACCGCATCACACTCCTAGAAATGTAA
- a CDS encoding HAD family hydrolase, whose translation MVAFDVDGTLFSSESIIFKTYVQAIEEFAKKTGKITSLPTHDQIINEIGKPVRTIFANLLPSLPESERDSISSRVLDLLCDSIRSGGGDFYAGVGSTIHYLKEKGYTITCASNGRKPYIETVLDTAGVLQYFEPIVVINQETIHTKGEILAEYVRKYSLEPNSIAMIGDRFSDWEAARQNGCPFGFCTYGHGVPGEIPDFDWKFDDLTNLKQFF comes from the coding sequence ATGGTCGCCTTCGATGTCGACGGGACCTTATTTTCCTCAGAATCCATAATCTTTAAGACGTATGTGCAGGCAATCGAAGAGTTTGCTAAGAAAACGGGAAAAATTACATCCCTACCCACACACGATCAGATCATCAATGAAATTGGAAAACCAGTGCGGACTATTTTTGCAAACCTTCTCCCCTCATTACCAGAGTCCGAACGAGATTCCATTTCCTCCAGAGTTTTAGATTTACTCTGTGATTCCATCCGAAGCGGTGGTGGTGATTTTTACGCTGGTGTTGGTTCAACCATTCATTACCTGAAAGAAAAAGGGTATACCATCACTTGCGCATCCAATGGACGAAAACCTTATATCGAAACCGTTCTCGATACAGCTGGTGTATTACAATACTTTGAACCCATTGTTGTGATCAACCAAGAGACCATCCACACCAAAGGTGAAATTTTAGCAGAGTATGTACGCAAATACAGTTTAGAGCCAAATTCCATTGCAATGATCGGAGATCGGTTCAGTGACTGGGAAGCGGCGAGGCAGAATGGATGCCCTTTTGGCTTTTGCACCTATGGTCATGGAGTTCCAGGCGAAATCCCTGACTTTGATTGGAAATTCGACGATTTAACGAATTTGAAACAATTTTTTTAA
- a CDS encoding GerMN domain-containing protein, which translates to MAVHPQIQEDKWKSLRYFLGGIFFVLVLIEKSMGFDPKVSGNFFPKQGFRNIGKQVDKTKFAEPVDPFQSETFEDDLNWEEEVFNHSYPTNPKSTKQTKVIDETIPEITLPEDRFPGAGKRISAEPGYLPVYFLKFYGSGKNSQSQLVKLTREFPGGDPIVFLFQELTKGPTSTEKSKGVLSALSKKIRMEPNYRLEDGILHISISEELNSGGSMEILKDRLDQITFTYVGNFGIQGVVLYSNGERIRTLGSDGMSLPDVLAKTQRKVILF; encoded by the coding sequence GTGGCGGTACATCCCCAAATCCAAGAAGACAAATGGAAATCATTACGCTATTTCCTTGGCGGGATCTTCTTTGTACTCGTCCTAATTGAAAAGTCTATGGGCTTTGATCCGAAAGTTTCAGGAAATTTTTTTCCGAAACAAGGTTTTCGGAATATCGGAAAACAAGTTGATAAAACAAAATTTGCCGAACCAGTGGACCCTTTCCAAAGTGAAACCTTTGAGGATGATTTAAATTGGGAAGAAGAAGTATTTAATCATTCTTACCCAACAAATCCAAAGTCCACCAAACAAACAAAAGTCATCGATGAAACGATTCCTGAAATCACCCTCCCAGAAGACAGATTCCCAGGTGCGGGAAAACGAATCAGTGCAGAACCTGGATACCTTCCTGTTTACTTTCTTAAATTTTATGGTTCTGGAAAAAATAGCCAGTCCCAACTCGTAAAGCTCACCAGAGAATTTCCTGGTGGGGATCCAATTGTATTTTTATTCCAAGAACTCACCAAAGGCCCCACATCTACTGAAAAATCAAAGGGTGTGCTTTCTGCTCTCTCCAAAAAAATCCGAATGGAACCAAACTACCGTTTAGAAGATGGAATCTTACACATTTCCATTTCGGAAGAGTTGAATTCTGGTGGGAGCATGGAAATCTTAAAAGACCGATTGGACCAAATTACCTTTACCTATGTCGGAAATTTCGGAATCCAAGGAGTTGTACTATACTCGAATGGTGAAAGGATCCGAACTTTGGGAAGTGATGGAATGTCCTTACCGGATGTTTTGGCCAAAACACAACGAAAAGTGATTTTGTTCTAA